A genomic stretch from Edaphobacter aggregans includes:
- a CDS encoding vanadium-dependent haloperoxidase: MAKILFALALLCFGLWSPVTVLANVTEANDDDHPAASAKPINPVIEWNRTLLSIVRTPGAQPPTIHSTRNFAILHAAIFDAVNNIDGTFKPYAVRLSHVSRRASPQAAANQAAHDVLISIYPSFASSLDSELQQDLEQIPDGRDKADGIEIGEAVAASILALRSGDGSAVTLPPFVPTTQPGSYQLTPPNFAPADFIQWANVTPFALAHANEFRPGPPPELDSDGYTQSFVEVKSLGFINSAARTADQTQIGQFWNGNIQDFWNEIAQTAALDRHLDLAHSAHLFALLNISLADTVIAFFDAKYTYNLWRPVTAIQMAAIDNNANTEPDPSWLPLPTKTAPDPSYPGAHSAISTAAAEVLRLYLGDRMTFDVTSESLAGVTRHFTSFSEAAEEAGLSRIYAGQHFRFDHIAGKRLGWQVADSVLFTILHPRLNPEFDE, translated from the coding sequence ATGGCAAAAATACTATTCGCGCTTGCCCTTCTATGTTTCGGTCTCTGGAGTCCCGTAACCGTCCTCGCCAACGTCACCGAAGCAAATGACGACGATCATCCAGCCGCCTCGGCCAAGCCGATCAACCCGGTCATCGAATGGAACAGGACTCTTCTGTCGATCGTACGAACCCCGGGCGCCCAACCGCCCACAATACACTCGACTCGCAACTTCGCCATACTACACGCTGCCATCTTCGACGCCGTCAATAACATCGACGGAACTTTCAAGCCTTACGCAGTACGCCTCTCGCATGTCTCGCGAAGAGCATCGCCCCAGGCTGCGGCAAACCAGGCGGCCCATGACGTCCTGATTTCGATCTACCCTTCTTTTGCCTCGTCGCTCGACTCTGAGCTGCAGCAGGATCTGGAGCAGATTCCCGACGGGCGGGACAAGGCCGATGGTATCGAGATTGGTGAAGCCGTTGCGGCCTCGATTCTGGCGTTGCGAAGCGGTGATGGATCAGCTGTGACTCTTCCTCCCTTTGTGCCGACAACCCAGCCTGGAAGTTATCAGCTGACTCCTCCCAACTTCGCTCCCGCGGATTTCATTCAATGGGCCAACGTCACTCCCTTCGCGCTGGCACATGCGAACGAATTTCGTCCCGGTCCACCACCTGAGTTGGATAGCGACGGGTACACCCAATCTTTTGTCGAAGTCAAAAGTCTCGGATTCATCAACAGCGCAGCTCGCACAGCGGATCAAACCCAGATCGGACAGTTCTGGAATGGCAACATTCAGGACTTCTGGAATGAGATTGCACAGACTGCAGCTTTGGACCGTCACCTTGATCTGGCGCACAGTGCCCATTTGTTTGCCTTGTTGAACATTAGCCTCGCGGATACAGTAATCGCCTTTTTCGATGCAAAGTACACTTACAATCTCTGGCGGCCTGTAACGGCCATTCAAATGGCAGCTATCGACAACAATGCGAATACCGAGCCAGATCCGAGTTGGCTTCCACTCCCGACGAAGACCGCTCCTGACCCCTCCTACCCGGGTGCGCACAGCGCTATCAGCACGGCCGCAGCCGAGGTGTTGCGGTTATATCTCGGTGACCGAATGACTTTTGATGTTACTTCCGAGTCTTTGGCAGGAGTCACGCGTCACTTTACCAGCTTCTCAGAAGCGGCGGAGGAGGCAGGGTTGAGTCGAATTTACGCTGGGCAGCACTTTCGCTTTGATCACATCGCCGGCAAGCGTTTAGGTTGGCAGGTCGCAGACTCTGTTCTGTTCACCATTCTGCACCCGAGGCTAAATCCCGAATTTGACGAGTAA
- a CDS encoding PAS domain-containing sensor histidine kinase: MTQRRARKQPSEAHDILNARGAERTDALEKANEDLKAAQAELQRRWQYLAEAQRLSHSGTFGWKVDSGELLWSDETYRILGFTRETNPTLDLVFDRIHPDDRERLRRLRDLATKDGMDLDDEHRLQMPDGVIKYVHVVAHAGSDSSGNREYIGVVSDITERKRAEDERQALSRDLQESNARLEEAQRVAHVGYWEWDLATGEVIWSDETYRIFGLRPQERPMDLGTVRGMVHPEDREALYGGVDVEIDAGVHPVADFRIVTPSGEVRTVHAITSKLWGVMPGDPDDEASGKARRLFGTVQDITERKRAEEELQVLYRELQESKASLDEGQRVAHVGSWVWDLEKNHVTYSDEYYRIFGLAPEKGPIDIATVREMIHPEDRDYVFRTAEEAIRSGERAECEHRILRPSGEIRIVHSLGDLKKDASGRPYQMFGVSQDITDRKRAEQALQRSQFYLSEGERLAHMGSWASRELGIRWSDDLNIYWSDEVYRIYGLDPKNGTPNLEQYLATVHPLDRASMAETLKTMHEQRCGCDVTTRIVRPDGEIRYVRCVGIPVVEGGVFQGFHGTTMDVTEQELLTRELRREQAYLAEAQSFTHAGSWACNLLTREIFHSSDENARLYGFDPSQGPIPFNLYYNAILPEDERIIRGKLENAIHAGADYEVEFRIRRPDGTIGFLHGIGHHNPSQEVGEYFGITIDITDRKRAEEERERLRRLEADLAHINRVNMMGELAAALAHEIKQPIAASITSANALLRWLAHDPPDLERARAAAARIEQDGNRAAGVIDSLQSFYRTGTPVERHIVDVKEIIGEMTVLLRVEADRHSIEIHPELEADTPKTLANRVQLQQVFMNLMLNAIEAMRDTGGELTIRSCANPEGRLIVSISDTGIGLPAESTEQIFDPFHTTKPQGTGMGLTITRSIVESYGGRVWATANQVAGATFHLILPGETETHL, encoded by the coding sequence ATGACACAACGCCGAGCACGAAAGCAACCTAGCGAAGCACATGACATCTTGAATGCTCGGGGTGCTGAGCGAACGGATGCGCTTGAGAAGGCCAATGAGGATTTGAAAGCAGCGCAGGCAGAGTTGCAAAGACGATGGCAGTACCTGGCAGAGGCTCAGAGGCTGAGTCATTCGGGGACTTTCGGTTGGAAAGTCGACAGTGGCGAACTGCTTTGGTCGGACGAGACTTACAGAATTCTGGGCTTCACACGAGAAACGAATCCCACGCTCGATCTAGTGTTCGACAGAATTCACCCCGACGATCGAGAGCGCTTGCGACGTCTCAGGGATCTCGCCACGAAGGACGGGATGGATCTAGACGACGAGCACCGACTTCAAATGCCCGACGGTGTCATCAAGTATGTCCACGTGGTTGCCCATGCAGGAAGTGATAGCTCCGGGAATCGCGAGTACATAGGCGTCGTTTCCGATATCACTGAACGCAAACGCGCTGAAGATGAGCGACAGGCGTTATCTCGTGACCTACAAGAAAGTAACGCCAGACTTGAAGAAGCACAACGGGTCGCACATGTGGGCTACTGGGAGTGGGATCTTGCGACGGGTGAGGTCATCTGGTCTGACGAGACCTATCGCATCTTCGGGCTCAGACCGCAAGAACGTCCCATGGACTTAGGAACGGTCCGCGGAATGGTCCACCCTGAGGACCGAGAAGCTCTCTACGGCGGAGTGGATGTGGAGATTGATGCCGGCGTGCACCCTGTTGCTGATTTTCGGATTGTCACTCCAAGTGGAGAAGTGCGCACCGTGCACGCGATCACCTCAAAGCTTTGGGGTGTGATGCCGGGTGATCCGGACGATGAGGCATCCGGAAAGGCCCGCAGGCTGTTCGGTACGGTTCAAGACATCACGGAACGCAAGCGTGCAGAGGAAGAACTCCAAGTCCTGTACCGCGAATTGCAAGAAAGCAAAGCCTCGCTCGACGAAGGCCAACGCGTTGCCCACGTAGGCTCTTGGGTGTGGGATCTTGAGAAGAATCACGTGACCTATTCGGACGAATATTACCGCATCTTTGGATTGGCCCCAGAGAAAGGCCCCATTGACATTGCGACAGTGCGCGAAATGATCCACCCTGAGGATCGAGACTATGTCTTTCGGACCGCAGAAGAGGCCATTCGTTCTGGGGAGCGCGCTGAATGCGAACACCGGATCCTTCGTCCCAGTGGAGAAATTCGCATTGTGCACAGTTTGGGCGACTTAAAGAAGGACGCATCGGGGCGACCCTACCAAATGTTCGGTGTGAGCCAGGACATCACTGACCGCAAACGCGCCGAACAAGCCCTACAGCGAAGCCAATTCTATCTAAGCGAAGGGGAGCGCCTCGCTCATATGGGGAGTTGGGCGTCGAGAGAATTAGGTATTCGTTGGTCCGACGATTTAAATATCTATTGGTCTGACGAGGTCTACAGGATTTACGGACTTGATCCAAAAAACGGAACTCCAAACCTTGAGCAGTATTTGGCTACGGTCCACCCCCTGGACCGAGCCTCCATGGCTGAAACACTAAAGACGATGCATGAGCAGCGCTGCGGCTGCGATGTCACGACGCGAATAGTTCGGCCAGATGGGGAGATACGGTACGTCCGCTGTGTTGGGATTCCGGTGGTAGAAGGCGGAGTTTTTCAGGGATTTCACGGCACCACAATGGACGTTACAGAGCAGGAATTACTGACACGGGAGTTGCGACGGGAGCAGGCGTACCTGGCCGAAGCACAAAGTTTTACTCATGCTGGCAGCTGGGCGTGCAATCTGCTCACACGGGAGATATTCCACTCGTCGGACGAAAACGCTCGCCTCTACGGTTTCGATCCCAGCCAAGGCCCGATTCCATTCAATCTCTATTACAACGCGATTCTTCCGGAAGACGAACGAATTATCAGGGGAAAGCTTGAGAATGCAATTCATGCAGGGGCGGATTATGAGGTCGAATTTCGGATTCGTCGACCCGACGGCACCATCGGATTTCTGCATGGCATAGGACATCACAATCCCTCTCAGGAGGTCGGTGAGTATTTTGGCATCACGATTGATATAACTGACCGAAAGCGGGCCGAGGAGGAACGCGAAAGGCTGCGCCGGTTAGAGGCTGATCTCGCACACATCAACCGCGTCAACATGATGGGAGAGCTAGCCGCCGCGCTCGCGCACGAAATCAAGCAGCCCATTGCGGCCTCCATCACAAGCGCAAACGCCCTCTTGCGATGGTTGGCGCATGATCCACCCGACCTGGAAAGAGCACGGGCAGCAGCAGCCAGGATTGAGCAGGACGGAAATCGTGCAGCTGGCGTTATCGATAGTTTGCAGTCCTTCTATAGAACGGGAACACCCGTAGAACGCCACATCGTCGACGTGAAGGAAATAATTGGAGAGATGACTGTTTTGCTAAGGGTCGAAGCGGATCGGCACTCCATCGAGATCCATCCCGAACTCGAGGCCGATACACCTAAAACCCTGGCAAATCGGGTACAACTTCAACAGGTCTTCATGAACCTGATGCTCAACGCGATTGAGGCCATGAGAGATACCGGTGGTGAATTGACGATCAGATCGTGCGCGAATCCAGAAGGTCGTCTAATTGTTTCAATCAGCGATACCGGCATAGGATTGCCTGCGGAAAGCACCGAACAGATTTTTGACCCTTTTCATACGACCAAACCTCAGGGGACTGGTATGGGCTTGACCATTACACGCTCGATTGTGGAGTCTTACGGAGGGCGGGTGTGGGCCACAGCCAATCAGGTTGCCGGCGCAACCTTCCACCTCATACTTCCCGGCGAAACCGAGACTCATTTATGA
- a CDS encoding response regulator transcription factor: protein MKIEHTSSLLAILDDDKSIQSALRDLIESEGMSTLCFDSAEQFLDSGAKHKAACLIADVRMPGMSGIELQANLKTERCRIPIIFITGRGDIPLAVTAMKEGASDFLTKPVDGAALLCSVERALQQNLASRRKATERASLVARFESLTPREREVLPLLASGLLNKQVAFELGITEWTVQLHRGHIMRKMQADSFAGLVRMAAKLSSDHQQHLHVQFAVSS from the coding sequence ATGAAGATCGAGCACACCTCAAGCCTTCTGGCAATCCTCGATGATGACAAGTCGATTCAAAGCGCACTGCGAGACCTGATCGAATCGGAGGGGATGTCCACGCTCTGCTTCGACTCCGCAGAGCAGTTTCTGGATTCCGGAGCCAAGCACAAGGCCGCATGCTTGATTGCCGACGTTCGCATGCCAGGCATGTCTGGTATTGAGCTGCAAGCGAATCTCAAGACCGAACGATGCCGCATACCGATCATCTTCATCACAGGGCGCGGCGACATTCCATTAGCAGTAACCGCGATGAAGGAAGGTGCGAGTGACTTCCTCACGAAACCTGTGGATGGAGCCGCGCTGCTTTGTTCGGTTGAACGAGCGTTGCAGCAGAATCTCGCCAGCCGTCGAAAAGCTACCGAACGTGCCAGCTTAGTTGCCCGATTTGAATCTTTGACACCCAGAGAACGAGAGGTGCTGCCGCTGTTGGCTAGCGGTCTACTAAACAAACAAGTGGCATTTGAGTTGGGAATCACGGAGTGGACCGTTCAATTGCATCGAGGGCATATTATGAGAAAGATGCAAGCCGACTCTTTTGCAGGCTTAGTCAGAATGGCGGCCAAACTCAGCTCTGATCATCAACAGCACCTCCACGTACAATTCGCGGTCTCTTCTTAG
- a CDS encoding ferritin-like domain-containing protein codes for MKVNSLPLTTSHEEIVSTTPEELNEKFNRVIRRRSFLQGLGFASASSALLPAAGLLTAKQGHASELEHHGPLSRGDAAILRFLAAAELIESDLWTQYNELGGVNGGNPAYIAALENLDGDMPQYISDNTDDELSHAAFLNAYLKSKGAQPVNLDAFRTLPSSQATGAKQIGRLTNLLNLDVDLSWYTRYRSEENPDFGAKFKGPFTISNQPAVPLNDTDTPPNTPQPAPPITPQSRRMQAIANTAGFHFAYIEQGGASLYTNMALKASDLEVLRIVVSIGGVEVDHFGLWHDKAGNAVATPLAGLIDPVTGLTFPDLNAPPTELTQTNLILPEPCDFIKGEKLPPCSVIRPSLTENAGAVATIKSFTADLLFAGQSTAFFEFIMELAVEADAARRDL; via the coding sequence ATGAAAGTGAACAGTCTCCCCTTGACGACGTCTCACGAAGAAATCGTCTCCACTACCCCAGAGGAACTCAACGAAAAATTCAACCGTGTCATTCGTCGTCGCTCTTTTCTTCAAGGCCTCGGCTTTGCGAGCGCCAGCAGCGCACTGCTTCCAGCCGCAGGCTTGCTCACCGCAAAACAGGGCCACGCCTCGGAGCTGGAACACCATGGCCCGCTTTCGCGAGGCGACGCCGCTATCCTCCGTTTCCTCGCCGCAGCAGAACTCATCGAAAGCGATCTCTGGACCCAGTACAACGAACTCGGCGGCGTTAATGGCGGCAACCCCGCCTACATCGCCGCTCTTGAAAATCTCGACGGCGACATGCCCCAATACATCAGCGACAACACCGACGATGAGCTAAGCCACGCCGCCTTCCTCAACGCGTACCTGAAGTCGAAAGGCGCACAGCCCGTCAATCTCGACGCCTTCCGAACGCTCCCCAGCAGCCAGGCAACCGGAGCGAAACAGATCGGTCGCCTCACCAACCTCCTCAACCTCGACGTCGACCTCAGCTGGTACACCCGCTACCGCAGCGAAGAGAATCCCGACTTCGGCGCCAAATTCAAAGGCCCATTCACCATCTCCAACCAGCCCGCGGTTCCCCTGAACGACACCGATACCCCTCCCAACACGCCGCAACCCGCCCCTCCAATTACCCCGCAGTCCCGCCGCATGCAGGCGATCGCCAACACCGCTGGCTTCCACTTCGCTTACATCGAACAGGGCGGAGCCAGCCTATACACCAACATGGCTCTCAAGGCCAGCGATCTGGAGGTTCTGCGCATCGTGGTTAGTATCGGCGGGGTTGAGGTCGATCACTTCGGCCTTTGGCACGACAAAGCAGGCAACGCCGTCGCCACACCTCTAGCCGGTCTCATCGATCCCGTTACCGGACTCACCTTCCCCGACCTCAACGCACCCCCAACCGAGCTCACCCAGACCAACCTCATCCTGCCCGAACCCTGCGACTTCATCAAAGGAGAGAAGCTGCCCCCCTGTTCCGTCATCCGTCCCTCTCTTACCGAGAACGCAGGGGCGGTTGCGACTATCAAATCGTTTACAGCCGATTTGCTCTTCGCCGGCCAATCCACTGCATTCTTTGAGTTCATCATGGAGCTGGCCGTCGAGGCCGACGCAGCCCGCCGCGATTTATAA
- a CDS encoding di-heme oxidoredictase family protein translates to MGTGLATVIAKSPTEAPAGFNTPSFNGAQSVSNGIVEPSGDTFAKDQEVYEENHSVQTGLGPVYNATACVSCHENPNSGGASQFTELRVGHKDENGNFVNPTIFINDGMNTIIGRSIVNDRAIGPEAQEHIPATENIHALRAALNTLGDGFVEAIDDRTLIAIAEQQPEFSEGRVHGEVVQAPIFEAPGQTRVGRFGWKDQHSSLLSFIGDAYLNEMGITNRLRPTDVTTVLKTTKDPEDQPDDLGLADIDHFAQFIRGTMVPPRDTTLAATPAALKGGELFRRVGCSVCHVESITTAPVGTVIDGGMFTVPEALGDKIIHPFGDFLLHDIGTGDGIVQVGPQDTANKLRTAPLWGLRTKPRFMHDLRSLSLEDAISRHDGEAREPARRFRELSPEERRALITFLNSL, encoded by the coding sequence TTGGGTACGGGACTCGCCACAGTCATAGCGAAATCACCAACTGAAGCGCCGGCCGGCTTCAACACTCCCAGCTTCAACGGTGCGCAAAGCGTCAGCAATGGAATCGTCGAGCCGTCGGGAGACACCTTTGCCAAGGATCAGGAAGTCTATGAGGAGAATCATTCCGTGCAAACCGGACTTGGCCCTGTATACAACGCAACTGCTTGCGTCAGTTGCCACGAAAATCCGAACAGTGGAGGAGCCAGCCAGTTCACAGAACTACGGGTGGGGCACAAGGATGAAAATGGCAATTTCGTTAACCCGACAATCTTCATCAATGACGGAATGAACACCATTATCGGCAGGTCCATTGTCAACGATCGCGCCATCGGTCCGGAGGCCCAGGAGCACATACCTGCGACAGAAAACATCCACGCATTGCGCGCCGCCCTCAACACCCTGGGGGATGGATTCGTGGAAGCCATTGACGACAGGACTCTGATCGCAATTGCTGAGCAACAGCCGGAGTTCAGCGAAGGTAGAGTTCACGGGGAAGTTGTGCAGGCTCCAATCTTTGAGGCTCCTGGACAGACCCGCGTCGGACGCTTCGGCTGGAAGGACCAGCACAGCAGCTTGCTCTCCTTTATCGGGGATGCTTATCTCAACGAGATGGGAATCACGAACCGGCTGCGTCCTACCGACGTCACTACGGTTCTCAAAACCACGAAGGACCCGGAAGATCAGCCGGATGACCTTGGCCTGGCTGATATCGACCACTTTGCTCAGTTCATACGCGGCACAATGGTTCCCCCTCGAGACACAACGCTCGCCGCGACCCCTGCTGCCTTAAAAGGTGGAGAACTTTTCAGGCGCGTCGGTTGCAGTGTTTGTCACGTGGAATCCATTACCACGGCCCCTGTCGGGACGGTTATCGATGGTGGAATGTTTACCGTTCCAGAGGCGCTGGGGGATAAGATCATCCATCCCTTTGGTGATTTTTTGTTGCATGACATCGGAACCGGAGATGGGATTGTCCAGGTTGGCCCGCAGGACACGGCCAACAAACTACGGACTGCACCGCTTTGGGGATTGCGCACCAAACCCCGATTCATGCATGACCTTCGGTCATTATCGCTTGAAGATGCGATCTCGCGTCACGATGGCGAAGCGCGCGAGCCTGCCAGGCGTTTTAGAGAATTGAGCCCCGAAGAAAGGCGGGCGCTGATTACCTTCTTGAATTCTCTGTGA
- a CDS encoding TIGR03118 family protein has protein sequence MRMFQRIRYLIFPLLLPALAHAQTNNSYTQNNLISDGSVTAQQTDKTLINPWGVAIGQQTPFWINSAGSGLSEVYDSGGNKQFVVKIPTAGGSTNTGTPTGIAFNSSTTDFVLNQGSPALFIFDALDGTISAWNSSLTDAQVMVNNSASGAVYTGLAIDSNSTGNSILAANLAANTIDVFDTKFAPTSLSGKFSDPTLPPGYAPFNVHVFNGQVYVMYALQTAGGGPPTPGAGAGYINIFDGSGNLLKRAISGGNLNAPWGVAIAPASFGAFGGDLLVGNFGDGTINAYDASTFALKGQLQDATGKPITNDRLWEILFGQNGTGDAGTLYFSAGVNNEKGGLFGSITAASPVVAGDFQLAVSAPSLTIAQGVAGTIQVSVAPTNGFNAPVSFSVSGLPTGFTFQFSPSSVTPAPGQAASTTLTISASASTAQPPTGYLASSWGSSHLSQMVRVSALFPLGLAGLLPIWTKRKTRQKYLMICGGILPLLAMMLMLGGCSASTTSSTPSTPSAPVATGTSTVTVTATSGAVTHMTTFSLTVQ, from the coding sequence ATGAGGATGTTTCAAAGGATTCGGTACCTTATCTTTCCGCTATTGTTACCCGCACTGGCTCATGCACAGACCAACAATAGTTACACGCAAAATAACCTGATCTCCGATGGCTCAGTAACGGCCCAACAAACGGACAAAACTCTTATCAATCCGTGGGGAGTAGCCATCGGCCAACAGACACCATTCTGGATCAACAGCGCCGGCTCAGGCCTATCAGAGGTATACGATAGCGGTGGCAACAAGCAATTTGTCGTCAAGATTCCGACAGCAGGTGGAAGCACAAACACCGGCACTCCGACTGGTATCGCCTTCAACTCCTCGACGACGGACTTTGTTCTAAATCAGGGATCGCCGGCGTTGTTCATTTTCGATGCCCTCGACGGAACCATTTCGGCCTGGAATTCCAGCCTAACGGATGCCCAGGTGATGGTAAACAACTCAGCCTCAGGAGCCGTGTATACCGGTTTAGCGATCGACAGTAATAGCACGGGAAACTCCATCCTCGCCGCCAACCTCGCTGCAAACACCATTGACGTCTTCGATACAAAGTTTGCGCCAACCAGCCTTAGTGGGAAGTTTTCGGATCCTACACTTCCCCCCGGATACGCACCCTTCAATGTGCACGTCTTCAACGGCCAGGTGTATGTCATGTATGCATTGCAGACAGCGGGAGGCGGACCTCCGACTCCGGGAGCAGGTGCCGGATATATCAATATCTTCGACGGGAGCGGCAATCTTCTCAAGAGAGCCATTTCAGGAGGGAATTTGAATGCGCCTTGGGGAGTTGCAATCGCACCAGCTTCCTTCGGGGCCTTCGGTGGAGATCTTCTCGTTGGGAATTTCGGAGACGGCACGATCAACGCCTACGATGCCAGTACCTTTGCGTTGAAGGGTCAACTGCAGGACGCAACCGGAAAGCCGATAACCAATGACCGCCTGTGGGAGATTCTGTTTGGACAGAACGGAACCGGCGACGCCGGTACCTTGTATTTCTCCGCTGGAGTAAACAATGAGAAGGGTGGCCTCTTCGGGTCCATAACTGCAGCAAGTCCGGTCGTCGCAGGGGATTTTCAACTCGCTGTGTCGGCTCCCTCGTTGACAATTGCTCAAGGCGTTGCAGGTACTATTCAAGTCAGCGTCGCTCCTACCAATGGTTTCAATGCGCCGGTTAGCTTTAGCGTCTCGGGATTGCCAACTGGTTTCACCTTTCAGTTTTCTCCGTCTTCGGTAACGCCTGCACCAGGCCAGGCTGCTAGCACCACATTGACAATATCTGCGAGCGCTTCGACGGCCCAACCACCCACTGGTTATTTAGCCTCCTCCTGGGGAAGTTCTCACCTCAGTCAAATGGTGAGGGTAAGTGCCCTGTTTCCCCTCGGATTAGCAGGTCTTTTACCGATATGGACAAAACGAAAGACCAGGCAGAAGTATCTGATGATCTGCGGCGGAATTCTGCCTCTGCTAGCTATGATGCTGATGCTTGGGGGATGCAGTGCTTCCACGACATCATCCACCCCATCCACTCCGTCCGCTCCCGTGGCCACGGGCACTTCAACGGTCACAGTTACCGCGACGTCTGGCGCCGTGACCCATATGACCACGTTTTCTCTCACCGTGCAGTAG
- a CDS encoding response regulator transcription factor, whose amino-acid sequence MKPATVPTVFIIDDDRGMRQAVQDLVESVGLRAESFGTGQEFLSRQPSSDPSCLVLDVRLPQMSGLDFQRWLTEIGMQIPIIFITAHGDVPMSVRALKSGAVEFLTKPFRDQDLLDAIQQALQRDRAAREQQAEVNELHGRHQALTARERQVMGLVVSGMQNKQIASEIGVSEATVKIHRGNVMQKMQAESLIELVRITDKLKLVLPKLR is encoded by the coding sequence ATGAAACCCGCGACCGTTCCGACCGTGTTCATCATCGATGATGATCGTGGCATGCGACAAGCCGTCCAGGATCTCGTCGAGTCAGTTGGTCTCCGTGCCGAGTCGTTTGGAACGGGTCAGGAATTCCTGAGCAGGCAACCCAGCTCTGATCCGAGTTGCCTGGTTCTGGATGTAAGACTTCCTCAGATGAGTGGACTCGATTTCCAGCGCTGGCTTACCGAGATTGGTATGCAAATACCTATCATCTTTATTACGGCTCACGGAGACGTTCCTATGTCCGTCAGGGCGCTGAAATCGGGTGCTGTGGAATTTCTGACGAAGCCTTTTCGGGACCAGGATCTGCTGGACGCGATTCAGCAGGCTCTCCAACGTGACCGTGCGGCGCGAGAACAGCAGGCGGAAGTCAACGAACTGCATGGAAGGCATCAGGCCCTGACCGCGCGGGAGCGGCAGGTCATGGGACTCGTAGTCTCTGGAATGCAGAATAAGCAGATTGCCTCAGAAATCGGGGTCAGCGAAGCTACTGTAAAGATTCATCGAGGCAATGTAATGCAGAAGATGCAGGCGGAGTCGCTAATTGAATTGGTCCGCATTACCGACAAACTCAAACTTGTCCTTCCCAAATTGCGTTGA
- a CDS encoding NAD(P)H-binding protein codes for MNVRTIDQKRLVIVGATGMVGGYALRYALDQPAVGRVTSIGRRELGISHPKLHEVVHQDFADCSALAPALSDQDAAVFCMGTYTGAVPDAQLRAITVDYTIEFARVLRSSSPDAAFSFLSGSGADPTGRSRMAFARYKGEAENALHASGLPRLYVFRPAYIYPVEPRREPNFSYRFLRAIYPVFLALFPNQVIRADDLARAMVDVVVSGMGVAPSMVFENRDIRALIQSLDPQRGAPTKGRK; via the coding sequence ATGAACGTTCGAACGATCGACCAAAAGCGGCTTGTAATCGTGGGTGCTACAGGAATGGTGGGTGGTTACGCCCTTCGCTATGCGCTCGATCAACCCGCCGTTGGACGCGTGACGTCTATTGGGCGTAGGGAACTCGGCATCTCGCACCCTAAGCTCCATGAAGTTGTGCATCAGGACTTTGCTGATTGCTCAGCGCTCGCCCCAGCACTGTCGGATCAGGACGCAGCGGTCTTTTGTATGGGCACATATACGGGCGCCGTGCCAGACGCGCAGCTACGTGCAATAACCGTCGATTACACGATAGAGTTTGCGAGAGTTCTTCGCAGCAGTAGTCCCGACGCGGCGTTCTCGTTCCTGAGCGGGAGTGGCGCCGACCCCACTGGACGAAGCCGAATGGCTTTTGCACGTTACAAGGGAGAAGCGGAGAATGCACTCCACGCGTCGGGATTGCCACGTCTTTACGTTTTCAGGCCCGCCTACATCTATCCCGTGGAGCCGCGGAGGGAACCGAATTTCAGCTACCGCTTCCTGCGAGCGATCTACCCGGTGTTTCTAGCGCTGTTCCCCAATCAGGTGATCAGGGCCGATGACTTGGCCCGAGCCATGGTGGATGTCGTGGTTAGCGGGATGGGAGTCGCCCCAAGCATGGTTTTCGAGAATCGTGACATCCGAGCTCTGATACAGTCGCTTGATCCGCAACGGGGCGCCCCAACGAAAGGGCGCAAATGA
- a CDS encoding nuclear transport factor 2 family protein, with amino-acid sequence MRQHITISPGEAADRLAIRELVEAYAHCADRRDARGQMSLFTTDTHFVVYMNAKDPTPSQELHSREALAPVFADLNKYDATTHFVGQSTIFTLANDRATGETYCLAHHVTVDGEKRHLMVASLRYYDTFVKTEGAWLFAERLLYVDWLEERALS; translated from the coding sequence ATGAGGCAACACATTACGATCTCCCCAGGAGAAGCCGCGGATCGCCTCGCCATCCGGGAACTCGTCGAGGCCTACGCGCATTGTGCCGACCGGCGCGATGCACGAGGTCAGATGTCTCTTTTCACCACAGATACGCATTTCGTCGTGTATATGAACGCGAAAGATCCGACGCCCTCACAGGAACTGCACTCGCGTGAGGCGCTTGCTCCCGTCTTCGCTGATTTGAACAAGTATGACGCCACAACACACTTCGTCGGGCAAAGCACAATCTTTACGCTAGCGAATGATCGAGCAACCGGGGAGACCTATTGCCTTGCGCATCACGTCACAGTTGACGGCGAAAAGAGACATTTGATGGTGGCCTCGCTTCGCTACTACGACACATTTGTGAAAACGGAGGGCGCATGGCTGTTTGCGGAGCGCCTGCTCTATGTCGACTGGCTGGAGGAGCGCGCATTATCATAA